One stretch of Zingiber officinale cultivar Zhangliang chromosome 6B, Zo_v1.1, whole genome shotgun sequence DNA includes these proteins:
- the LOC121988494 gene encoding uncharacterized protein LOC121988494 gives MLRQLTSRCSTIITPLICHSAEKVHSHILGERPLLINFPSHTFLRTFLDLHQFHNKDAIAKERARLSDEISRGYFADMSEIHKNHGKIALANKTIIPSLIAAKFPNLEINFSDGRCEKLPSNPEQRINDSSQTALPCVTLLSLSFRASSQKMVESWSLPVLNAFGDAGTVKIYEVSFIDSWLFSLSPVKRLFLKIMLKSSNPQRQIAYSFGDHYYFRKKLQILNLLTGYTFLLDSSGCIRWQGYGYATEEEISWLLSCISLLLDEK, from the exons ATGTTGAGACAGTTGACATCCCGTTGTTCTACCATCATCACACCTTTAATTTGTCATTCGGCAGAAAAAGTTCACTCACACATTCTTGGCGAAAGACCTTTGCTTATAAATTTCCCATCCCATACATTTTTACGAACTTTCCTTGACCTGCACCAG TTTCACAATAAAGATGCCATTGCAAAGGAGAGGGCTAGGCT TTCAGATGAGATAAGCAGAGGATACTTTGCTGACATGTCAGAGATACATAAAAATCATGGCAAG ATTGCTTTAGCAAATAAAACTATAATACCATCTTTGATTGCTGCTAAGTTTCCCAACCTGGAAATAAACTTCTCAGATGGTAGATGTGAAAAATTACCTAGTAATCCTGAGCAAAGAATAAATGATTCCAGTCAAACAGCACTTCCCTGTGTGACATTGTTATCTCTTTCATTTCGGGCAAGTTCTCAG AAAATGGTTGAATCATGGAGTCTTCCTGTTTTGAATGCTTTTGGTGATGCTGGCACAGTGAAAATATACGAG GTATCATTTATAGACTCTTGGTTATTCTCCCTGAGTCCGGTAAAGCGGCTTTTCCTCAAGATTATGCTGAAATCTAGTAATCCACAGAGGCAGATTGCTTACTCGTTTGGTGATCATTACTATTTCAGAAAGAAGCTCCAGATTCTGAATCTTCTCACAGG GTATACCTTCCTTCTTGATAGTTCAGGCTGTATCAGATGGCAAGGTTATGGATACGCTACTGAAGAGGAAATTTCATGGCTTCTATCGTGCATTTCTCTTTTGTTAGACGAGAAATGA
- the LOC121988496 gene encoding probable 1-deoxy-D-xylulose-5-phosphate synthase, chloroplastic produces MASSSCQCLFGHRSFFHGESRFQSKTDLFSSTQPFTLEFIMNQNSVTTYPQKSLCSQVAALPDLGEFFWEKDPTPILDMVDTPIQLKNLSCKELKQLASEIRSEISFIMSNAHKPYKASLSVVELTVAIHHVFHAPMDKILWDDGEQTYAHKILTGRRALMHTLKQRKGLSGFTSRAESDYDAFGAGHGCNSISAGLGMAVARDIQGKKNRVVAIINNLTTMAGQVYEAMSNAGYLDSNMIVILNDSRHSLHPKLDDGSKMAINPLSSSLSKLQSSRSFRRFREAAKGITKRIGKAVHELAAKVDEYTRGMMGPLGATLFEELGLYYIGPVDGHNIDDLVCVLNEVASLDSTGPVLVHVITEDEKDSESTEEGTPKSCSLVSDCMSIKSSLRTFNDVLVEALVAEAERDKSIVVVHAGTGLDPSIKFFQTRFPDRFFDVGMAEQHAITFSAGLSCGGMKPFCIIPSTFLQRGYDQVVEDVDLQKVPVRFAISSAGLVGSEGPTQSGIFDIAFMACLPNMIVMAPSDEDELVDMVATAVLVDDRPICFRYPRIALFGNGSSLRNGTPLEIGKGEILVEGKHVALLGYGVMVQNCIKAQSLLASLGIEVTVASARFCKPLDIELIRELCQDHQFLITVEEGTIGGFGTHVSQFLALDGLLDGRVMWRPVLLPDNYIEHASPREQLDIAGLTGHHIAATALSLLGRYREAFSLMH; encoded by the exons ATGGCGTCTTCCTCCTGTCAGTGCCTATTTGGACATAGGTCATTCTTCCATGGCGAATCAAGGTTTCAGTCAAAAACTGACCTCTTCAGCTCTACGCAACCTTTCACATTGGAATTCATTATGAACCAAAATTCTGTTACTACATATCCCCAAAAG AGCTTGTGCAGCCAAGTAGCTGCACTACCAGACCTCGGTGAGTTCTTCTGGGAAAAAGATCCAACTCCTATTTTAGACATGGTTGATACACCAATACAGTTGAAGAATCTGTCCTGCAAG GAACTAAAACAATTGGCTAGTGAAATTCGTTCTGAGATTTCTTTCATTATGTCAAATGCCCATAAACCTTATAAGGCAAGTCTTTCTGTGGTGGAGTTGACAGTGGCTATACATCATGTTTTTCATGCACCGATGGACAAGATACTCTGGGATGATGGTGAACAG ACATATGCACATAAGATTCTGACAGGGAGGCGGGCTCTTATGCATACACTTAAGCAAAGAAAAGGTCTCTCTGGTTTCACTTCTCGAGCAGAGAGTGACTATGATGCATTTGGAGCTGGGCATGGATGCAATAGCATATCTGCTGGGCTTG GCATGGCTGTTGCAAGAGATATTCAAGGAAAGAAGAATCGTGTTGTGGCAATCATAAATAATTTGACAACAATGGCTGGTCAGGTCTATGAGGCAATGAGCAATGCTGGATATCTTGACTCTAACATGATAGTGATTTTAAATGATAGCAGGCATTCTTTACATCCTAAGCTTGATGATGGATCAAAAATGGCAATCAATCCTCTCTCTAGTAGTCTAAGCAAGCTCCAGTCTAGTAGATCTTTCCGGAGATTCAGAGAAGCAGCAAAG GGAATAACAAAACGGATCGGTAAAGCAGTGCATGAATTGGCAGCCAAAGTTGATGAGTACACACGTGGTATGATGGGCCCTCTTGGAGCTACTCTCTTTGAAGAACTTGGACTTTACTACATTGGACCTGTTGACGGGCACAATATTGATGATCTAGTTTGTGTACTTAATGAAGTGGCATCATTAGATTCAACTGGTCCTGTGCTAGTACATGTCATCACAGAGGATGAGAAGGACTCAGAATCTACTGAGGAGG GTACGCCAAAATCATGCTCTCTAGTATCAGATTGTATGTCTATCAAAAGCAGCCTCAGGACATTCAATGACGTTCTCGTGGAAGCTCTAGTAGCAGAAGCAGAAAGGGACAAATCAATTGTAGTGGTCCATGCTGGCACTGGACTTGATCCATCTATTAAGTTTTTCCAGACCAGATTTCCAGATAGATTCTTTGATGTTGGAATGGCAGAACAACATGCTATTACTTTTTCAGCAGGATTATCTTGTGGAGGCATGAAGCCATTCTGCATAATTCCGTCAACATTCTTACAGAGAGGATATGATCAG GTCGTTGAAGATGTGGATTTGCAGAAAGTTCCTGTGAGATTTGCCATCAGTAGTGCTGGACTAGTTGGATCTGAAGGCCCAACTCAATCAGGAATTTTTGATATTGCATTCATGGCATGCTTGCCAAATATGATTGTAATGGCACCATCAGATGAAGATGAACTTGTTGACATGGTAGCTACTGCAGTTCTTGTCGATGATAGACCTATTTGCTTCCGGTATCCTAGGATAGCCCTTTTCGGAAATGGTAGTTCATTACGTAATGGAACTCCCCTTGAG ATTGGGAAGGGAGAAATCCTAGTGGAGGGAAAGCATGTGGCTCTACTTGGCTATGGTGTGATGGTTCAGAATTGCATCAAGGCCCAATCTTTGCTTGCTAGTCTTGGTATTGAGGTAACCGTTGCTAGCGCGAGGTTTTGCAAGCCACTCGACATTGAGCTCATACGAGAGCTATGTCAGGACCATCAGTTTTTGATAACAGTTGAGGAAGGAACCATTGGCGGCTTTGGTACTCATGTATCACAATTCCTAGCTCTTGATGGTTTGCTTGATGGAAGAGTAATG TGGCGACCTGTGTTACTGCCAGATAATTACATCGAGCATGCATCCCCGAGGGAGCAACTAGATATCGCTGGATTGACTGGGCATCACATTGCAGCAACAGCATTAAGCCTGTTAGGGCGTTATCGTGAAGCCTTCAGCCTGATGCATTAA
- the LOC121988497 gene encoding heat shock 70 kDa protein 14-like produces MSVVGFDVGNESCIVAVARQRGIDVVLNDESKRETPAIVCFGEKQRFIGTAGAASSTMNPKNSVSQIKRLLGRKFSDPAVQRDIQSFPFKVTEGPDESLLIHANYLGELRTFTPTQVLAMILSNLKSIAEKNLNAAVVDCCIGIPVYFNDLQRRAMLDASTIAGLHPLRLFHETTATALAYGIYKTDLPENDQINVAFVDAGHASMQVCIASYKKGQLKILAHSYDQSLGGRDFDEAIFKYFAAKFKDEYKIDVYQNARACIRLRAACEKLKKVLGANPEAPMNIECLMDEKDVRGFMKREEFEQISLPILERVKGPLEKALAEARLGQENIHSVEVVGSGSRIPAIIKILTDFFGKEPRRTMNASECVARGCALECAILSPTFKVREFQVHDSFPFSIALLWKETATDSGSGGTENQHSTAVFPKGNPIPSVKSLTFFRSGTFSVDVVYADAGDSQIPAKISTVTIGPFQLSARERAKVKAKVRLNLHGIVSIDSATVEYSKKKAKKTNIPAVETVYGALSSDELQKAIKKEFEMALQDRVMEETKDRKNAVEAYVYDMRNKLHDKYEAFVTTSEKDELIAKLQEVEDWLYEDGEDETMGVYVAKLEELRKQGTPIEERYSEWTERTPAIDQLDYCINSFRAAALSNDSKLDHIELAEKQKVVSECCEAEAWLREKQQQQDALPKYANPVLLSGDIKRKTEALDEFCKPIMTKPQPASPKGQTPGDQSQASELQNQGEDGPVESMAHEGSQVSPATDAEPMDTD; encoded by the exons ATGAGCGTCGTGGGATTTGACGTTGGGAACGAGAGCTGCATTGTTGCGGTGGCAAGGCAACGCGGCATCGATGTGGTACTGAATGATGAATCAAAGCGTGAGACCCCTGCCATTGTCTGCTTCGGCGAGAAGCAGCGTTTTATTGGGACTGCAGGTGCAGCATCGTCTACTATGAACCCTAAGAATTCGGTCTCGCAGATCAAGCGTCTTTTAGGTCGGAAGTTTTCGGATCCTGCGGTACAGAGGGATATCCAGTCCTTCCCGTTTAAGGTAACTGAAGGACCAGATGAGTCTCTATTGATCCATGCAAACTACCTAGGTGAACTGAGGACATTTACTCCGACCCAAGTTCTTGCGATGATTCTGTCCAACCTGAAGAGCATTGCAGAGAAGAATCTAAATGCGGCAGTCGTTGATTGTTGCATTGGGATTCCGGTCTACTTCAATGATCTTCAGAGGAGAGCGATGTTGGATGCTTCTACAATAGCTGGCTTGCATCCTCTACGTTTGTTCCATGAGACAACTGCTACTGCGTTGGCCTATGGTATCTATAAGACAGACTTGCCGGAGAATGATCAAATTAATGTGGCTTTTGTTGATGCGGGACATGCAAGCATGCAGGTGTGCATTGCTAGTTACAAGAAGGGGCAACTGAAGATATTGGCTCATTCTTATGATCAGTCTCTCGGTGGGAGAGATTTTGATGAagctatttttaagtattttgcTGCTAAGTTCAAGGATGAATACAAAATTGACGTGTATCAGAATGCCAGGGCCTGTATCAGGCTCCGAGCTGCATGTGAGAAGCTAAAGAAGGTTCTCGGCGCAAACCCTGAGGCTCCAATGAATATTGAGTGTCTGATGGATGAAAAGGACGTGAGGGGTTTTATGAAGAGAGAAGAGTTTGAGCAGATAAGCCTTCCCATCTTGGAGCGGGTTAAAGGACCTTTGGAGAAAGCCCTTGCTGAAGCGAGGTTGGGTCAGGAGAATATTCATTCTGTTGAAGTTGTTGGATCAGGATCGCGTATTCCAGCTATTATCAAGATTTTGACAGATTTCTTTGGCAAAGAGCCTAGGCGTACCATGAACGCAAGTGAGTGTGTCGCCCGTGGTTGTGCCCTTGAATGTGCCATTCTAAGTCCCACGTTCAAAGTGCGGGAATTTCAG GTTCATGATAGTTTCCCTTTCTCGATAGCCTTATTGTGGAAAGAAACAGCAACTGACTCAGGGAGTGGTGGAACAGAAAACCAGCACTCTACAGCTGTTTTTCCAAAAGGGAACCCGATTCCTAGTGTCAAATCTCTTACATTCTTTCGGTCTGGTACATTTTCTGTTGATGTTGTATATGCAGACGCAGGCGATTCACAAATTCCTGCAAAGATCAGCACTGTCACG ATTGGGCCATTCCAGTTAAGCGCTAGGGAGCGTGCTAAGGTGAAAGCGAAAGTACGCTTAAATCTGCATGGAATTGTTTCAATTGACTCAGCCACT GTTGAATATTCTAAAAAGAAAGCCAAGAAAACAAATATTCCTGCCGTTGAGACAGTCTATGGTGCACTGTCATCTGATGAATTGCAGAAGGCCATCAAAAAGGAGTTTGAAATGGCTCTTCAAGATAGAGTGATGGAAGAAACAAAAGACAGGAAAAATGCTGTGGAGGCATATGTGTATGACATGCGGAACAAG CTTCACGATAAGTACGAGGCATTTGTAACAACATCAGAGAAAGATGAGCTTATTGCAAAGCTTCAGGAAGTTGAGGATTGGCTTTATGAAGATGGTGAAGACGAAACTATGGGTGTTTATGTTGCTAAACTTGAGGAACTTCGAAAG CAAGGTACCCCAATTGAGGAGCGGTACAGCGAGTGGACAGAAAGGACTCCAGCAATCGATCAACTTGATTATTGCATCAATAGTTTCAGAGCCGCAGCTTTGTCTAACGATTCCAAGTTGGACCACATTGAACTTGCAGAGAAGCAGAAG GTGGTTAGTGAGTGTTGCGAAGCAGAAGCTTGGCTGCGCGAGAAGCAGCAGCAACAGGATGCCTTGCCCAAATACGCCAATCCAGTTCTCCTCTCTGGCGATATCAAAAGAAAGACAGAAGCTTTGGACGA GTTTTGCAAACCGATAATGACTAAGCCGCAACCAGCTTCACCAAAAGGTCAGACCCCGGGTGATCAATCTCAAGCATCCGAGTTGCAGAACCAAGGAGAGGATGGACCGGTGGAGTCCATGGCTCATGAGGGCAGTCAAGTATCTCCGGCCACGGATGCTGAGCCAATGGACACCGACTAG